One Bradyrhizobium manausense DNA segment encodes these proteins:
- a CDS encoding helix-turn-helix transcriptional regulator: protein MTDSPDAESRFLEQLGQRVRTMRALRGMSRKVLAKVSGISERYIAQLESGKGNVSIVLLRRVSDAMGAHLEDLLPSADPAPDWQMFRDLLRKATPAQIAQAKDLLAGGSASAPRHAPFCGIALIGLRGAGKSTLGRMLAKKVGWSFVELNKEVEQQNGLSVAEIIALYGQEGFRRMEQAALQQLLARNELMVLATGGGIVSEPLTFDQILSSFYTIWLKAEPEEHMARVRRQGDLRPMADDRSAMAELRNILLSREPLYSRATAVVDTAGLSVDAAAARLIDAVRPVLQNEARSFGLRSVAL from the coding sequence ATGACCGACAGTCCCGACGCCGAATCCCGCTTTCTCGAACAGCTCGGCCAGCGCGTGCGCACCATGCGCGCGCTGCGCGGCATGTCGCGCAAGGTGCTCGCCAAGGTATCAGGAATTTCGGAGCGCTACATCGCGCAGCTCGAGAGCGGCAAAGGCAATGTCTCGATCGTGCTGTTGCGCCGCGTCTCCGACGCGATGGGCGCGCATCTCGAAGATCTGTTGCCATCAGCCGATCCGGCGCCGGACTGGCAGATGTTCCGCGATCTCCTCCGCAAGGCAACGCCGGCGCAGATCGCGCAGGCCAAGGACCTGCTTGCCGGCGGCAGTGCATCCGCGCCGCGACATGCACCGTTCTGCGGCATCGCGCTGATCGGCCTGCGCGGCGCCGGCAAATCGACGCTTGGGCGAATGCTGGCGAAGAAGGTCGGCTGGAGCTTTGTCGAGCTCAACAAGGAGGTCGAGCAGCAGAATGGCCTTTCGGTCGCCGAGATCATCGCGCTCTACGGCCAGGAAGGCTTTCGCCGCATGGAGCAGGCGGCGCTGCAGCAACTGCTGGCGCGCAACGAGCTGATGGTGCTGGCGACCGGCGGTGGCATCGTCTCGGAACCGCTGACCTTCGACCAGATCCTGTCGTCGTTCTACACGATCTGGCTCAAGGCCGAACCGGAGGAGCATATGGCTCGCGTCCGCCGGCAGGGCGATCTCCGTCCGATGGCGGATGATCGCTCCGCCATGGCAGAGCTGCGCAATATCCTGCTCAGCCGCGAGCCGTTGTATTCGCGCGCGACGGCGGTAGTGGATACGGCAGGGCTATCGGTCGATGCGGCGGCAGCACGATTGATCGATGCGGTGCGCCCGGTGCTGCAGAACGAAGCGCGCAGCTTTGGGCTGCGGAGCGTAGCGCTGTAA
- a CDS encoding group II truncated hemoglobin codes for MTSSDVTTSMFERIGGSATIDLLVDRFYDRMDTLPEAKIIRAMHADDLGLIRDVLKRYLTEWTGGPKLYSPEKGHPRLRQRHIGFAIGDAERDAWLLCMRGAMDETVPDAAARQDLDRAISGLADWMRNRG; via the coding sequence ATGACCTCCAGCGACGTCACAACCTCCATGTTCGAGCGCATCGGCGGCAGCGCCACGATCGATCTTCTGGTCGACCGCTTCTACGACCGCATGGACACGCTGCCGGAAGCAAAGATCATTCGCGCGATGCATGCGGACGATCTCGGCCTGATCAGGGACGTGCTCAAGCGCTATCTCACCGAATGGACGGGCGGCCCAAAACTCTATTCCCCCGAAAAGGGCCATCCACGATTGCGGCAGCGGCATATCGGCTTTGCCATCGGCGATGCCGAGCGCGATGCGTGGTTGCTGTGCATGCGCGGGGCGATGGACGAGACCGTCCCTGACGCCGCCGCGCGGCAGGATCTCGATCGCGCGATCTCCGGGCTGGCCGACTGGATGCGCAATCGCGGCTAG
- a CDS encoding B12-binding domain-containing protein has translation MLKWCAHCQQFIGETPPHADLGITHGLCRKCAGEQPDLLSGDEYAHAVVLRDIFQSLFSAGRRNDFNAAGPLVDNAIAAHCRPVDILVGMIAPMLYEIGSAWEHGTLTVEGEHEFTAYAERVIDLIEARMRMAWSQPVRPRGDGCYFLMNAPGNIHVVGIRILGLWLQNQGWRTQHVDEVTLLDALSEPAMEGEPKTLLVSIALPEQYDAVTTLVERVQALPAPHRPNIVLGGYAVKTGLVPRMPGVKLAADISALGLD, from the coding sequence GTGCTGAAGTGGTGTGCCCATTGTCAGCAGTTCATCGGTGAGACGCCGCCGCATGCGGATCTCGGCATCACGCATGGGCTGTGCCGGAAATGCGCGGGCGAGCAACCGGACCTGCTCAGCGGCGATGAATACGCCCATGCGGTGGTGCTGCGGGACATCTTTCAGTCGCTGTTTTCTGCCGGACGCAGGAACGATTTCAATGCGGCCGGGCCGCTGGTCGACAACGCCATCGCCGCTCATTGCCGGCCGGTCGACATTCTCGTCGGCATGATCGCGCCGATGCTCTACGAGATCGGCAGCGCCTGGGAGCACGGCACGCTCACTGTCGAAGGCGAACACGAATTCACCGCATACGCCGAGCGGGTGATCGATCTCATCGAAGCCAGGATGCGGATGGCCTGGTCGCAGCCGGTACGGCCCCGCGGTGACGGCTGCTATTTTCTGATGAATGCGCCCGGCAATATCCATGTGGTGGGCATTCGCATCCTCGGCCTCTGGTTGCAAAACCAGGGATGGCGAACGCAGCACGTCGATGAGGTCACTCTGCTCGACGCCCTGTCCGAGCCGGCAATGGAGGGTGAGCCCAAGACGCTGCTGGTCTCGATCGCGCTGCCCGAGCAGTACGACGCCGTCACGACGCTAGTCGAACGCGTCCAGGCGTTGCCGGCGCCTCACCGTCCCAACATCGTGCTTGGCGGCTATGCCGTCAAAACGGGCCTGGTGCCGCGGATGCCCGGTGTGAAGCTTGCCGCCGACATCAGCGCGCTCGGCCTCGACTAG
- a CDS encoding transglutaminase-like domain-containing protein, which produces MTDILPDTIRRLYTEPGDYIDSDHPAVHEFAEGAVRADASAREKASVLYKAVRDGIRYNPYVSMRVAETFRASSVLAAGQGYCVGKASLYAAACRVHGIPARVGFADVKNHLTTEKLRASMGTDIFTWHGFTEVHVDGAWRKATPTFNDTLCAKVGVAPLDFDGHSDALLHPFDGEGRAYMQYVNDRGTYHDVPAKFLMREMARDYANMQGEDLSGRDMEREAAAR; this is translated from the coding sequence ATGACAGACATCCTTCCCGATACCATCCGCCGCCTCTACACCGAGCCCGGCGATTACATCGACAGCGATCACCCCGCCGTGCACGAATTCGCGGAAGGCGCGGTGCGCGCGGACGCGAGTGCCCGCGAAAAGGCGAGCGTGCTCTACAAGGCAGTGCGCGACGGCATTCGCTATAATCCCTACGTCAGCATGCGCGTCGCCGAGACGTTTCGCGCTTCGAGCGTCCTCGCCGCAGGCCAGGGCTATTGCGTCGGCAAGGCGTCGCTTTATGCCGCCGCCTGCCGCGTCCACGGCATACCCGCTCGCGTCGGCTTTGCCGACGTGAAGAACCATCTGACCACCGAGAAGCTCCGCGCGAGCATGGGCACCGACATCTTCACCTGGCACGGCTTTACTGAAGTGCATGTCGATGGCGCCTGGCGCAAGGCGACGCCGACCTTCAATGACACGCTCTGCGCCAAGGTCGGTGTTGCCCCGCTCGACTTCGACGGCCACAGCGATGCGCTGCTGCACCCGTTCGACGGCGAGGGGCGCGCTTACATGCAATATGTCAACGACCGCGGTACCTACCACGACGTGCCGGCTAAATTCCTGATGCGCGAGATGGCGCGCGACTACGCC